The DNA region TTTTGAGGTTATCAGTCGAAAATTCTTCGTTTAAATAGGCTTTCCCTTCCCACACAATATTGCTGACAATATCCAGTTCAATTGGTACTGCTGGAAGTGGGTCAGCATCGCTAAAGGTATTTGCACCCATCGCCAATACATCAAGGTCTCGGATGTCAGTGTATTCCAGATTGGTTAAGGCCAGAGAAGGCATGAGTGAGAGGCTGTAGTTTTCGATGAGAAACTCGTTACCATCACTGAGGACTGACCAGGGAAGTGAACGCAAACCTTGGTCTACTGAGAGAGCAATATGTTCTATACCGAGAAGTTCCAGATCTGCTTGTAGGGGTTCGATGAGCCACTGATAGAGTGGCCGTTTGTAAACTGTGGGAAAACGTCGATTTGTAACTGTGTTTGTGAGGTTGGTTACGGTGCGATAGACTTCTGCCCTCGTCACATCAATGCGATAAATTAGAGCCTCTCCCTCTGGTGGCGTCAAAATTAATTGGAGCTGATCTTTATTTTCGAGCTCGCCTTCGGTCGGTGTGAAAATGGCATGGAGAATTACAGGCGTTATTCCTGTGGCATCTTGGACCTTTTTGAGCTGATCTTGGGCTGCCTCAACAGACATACCTTCGCTGTCACTTTGAGTGGTATTAGCAGAAGCACTGGATGAAGATGAGTTTGTACTGCTGTTGTCTGAAGTGTTGACAGCAATGGTTGCGTTTGAATTAGATGGGGAGTTTGTATCACTGGAAGTTGACTCATCGCTAGTATTTTGAGCCGCAGTGCTAGGTTCTGTGGATGTCCCATTTGTTTCCGTGGTGGTGCTGGTGGTGTCAGCGATCGCCCCCGCATCATTAACCACATTTTCAGAATTGGGTATTGAAGAGTTATCGGCGATCGTCCCCGCATCACTAACCGCAGTATTAGAGTTCGGAGATGCGGAAGGAGAATTGGCGATCGCTCAAAGCCATTAATTCATCGATTAAGGGACATAACTGCTTTGAAGTTACTGACTTGAATTATTCCCTAAGCAAAGTTTCAAACTCTTCATATAGCAATTTCTAGTCGAGTGAGGTGCAATAGCAGCAATGTGTAAACCAGCATCGAATATCATCAAGGGTAATCTTGGAAAAAGCTACCTCAATTGCCTTGTCTAGAGCTAGATAAGTTCTTGCCCCGATACTTTTCAAGGTACTTTTCAACTTTGACCAGCAATTTTCAATGGGTGAAAAATCTGGAGAATAGGGAGGAAGGTAAATCAACTTAGCTCCCACGGCCTCAATCATTGTGCGTACTGACTCTCCTAAATGAATCGAACAGTTATCCATCACCACACATGCTCCCGCCCATAAGTTTGGTATTAACTTCTGGCTGATGAATGCTTCAAAGGTTAATCCATCCGTACTCCCCAGCAGATGATAATTAGCGACCATTCCCTTGAAGCCTAATGCTCCAATCAAAGAAACATTCTTGCCTCGTTTACTGGATTTCGGACTATAAGCTCGTTTCCCTTTCTCAGAACGTGCCCTCAGTCTTGTCATGGCTAAGTTCACGCCCGATTCATCGATAAAAATCAAGTTTTTCGCTAGAGTCGCTTGCATTTTCTGCCAAAAATCATATCTGGCTTGTTGCACTCGTTTTGTCGCCTTAAGGTCTGGATAGAATGTTTTTTTTGAGGCTATATCCCATTCTTCTTAAGGTGCGATGCATGGTGCTATTGGCCACACGGAGACCAGTGCGTTTCTCCATCTCATCACATAGTTCCGCTAGCGTCGCATCGTTTTTCTTGGTGAGCAACTGGCGCAATATTGTTTGATGCTCTTCGTTTAATTTGGGAGGTGTTTGTTGGCTTCGTTTTTTCGGAGCAATCGACCCTGTCAGTCGTTTTTGGTCGAGGAGCTTTTGTACAAAACTTTTCGCCACTCCAAATTGTCGGGCAAGACTACTTTGACTCACACCACCCCTTTCGTAGGCATCCACTATTTTCTGTCTTAAGTCTAATGAGTAGGCTTTCGGCAAGATGCTACTTTCTTCCTCACCAGTCAACTCACCTATACTACTTCATACACCTTGCTAGGCTGAAATTTGCTGTATGAAGCTTTCCTTCCCTTAAAATTTATTTAAAGTAATGTTTTCTACTAGGGACTACTTAGCTCAGGACAACTTGAAACAGTTCTGAAATCAGCATTTACGATGATATCTGCTGGGTCAAAATCTCCGATATTATTCATTAAAAGGCCTGCCTTATCAACAATAAAGAAATCACCATAAATATTCGACAGATTAAACCCATTTTCACCAATATCTGTAACGGTATTATCCTTCAAACTGACACAAATTTTCTGCCCGCTCTCTTGATAAATCTTAATGCCATTATCAGAAACACCTGAAATGTTATTAGAAGTAATGATTATATTCGCCTCTGCAATGCCGTCGATCTGATCGCCATCAGCGTCTTCAGCACCAGTATTACTTATTTCAATACCATCTTCGCCACCAGGATTAATAGTATTTCCTGAAAT from [Leptolyngbya] sp. PCC 7376 includes:
- a CDS encoding CHAT domain-containing protein, with the translated sequence MSVEAAQDQLKKVQDATGITPVILHAIFTPTEGELENKDQLQLILTPPEGEALIYRIDVTRAEVYRTVTNLTNTVTNRRFPTVYKRPLYQWLIEPLQADLELLGIEHIALSVDQGLRSLPWSVLSDGNEFLIENYSLSLMPSLALTNLEYTDIRDLDVLAMGANTFSDADPLPAVPIELDIVSNIVWEGKAYLNEEFSTDNLKMIRSEVPYRLVHLATHGEFKQGLPSDSFIRFGEQKLGLNELRELGLHKPPVELMVLSACRTAIGDYEAELGFAGLAVMAGVKAAMGSLWYVSDEGTLGLIADFYQQLREQPIKSEALRQTQLAMIRGEIELKDGELLTSKQAFPLTEELEDLGDRQLSHPYYWSSFVIIGNPW
- a CDS encoding IS630 family transposase, which translates into the protein MQQARYDFWQKMQATLAKNLIFIDESGVNLAMTRLRARSEKGKRAYSPKSSKRGKNVSLIGALGFKGMVANYHLLGSTDGLTFEAFISQKLIPNLWAGACVVMDNCSIHLGESVRTMIEAVGAKLIYLPPYSPDFSPIENCWSKLKSTLKSIGARTYLALDKAIEVAFSKITLDDIRCWFTHCCYCTSLD
- a CDS encoding transposase, producing the protein MTGEEESSILPKAYSLDLRQKIVDAYERGGVSQSSLARQFGVAKSFVQKLLDQKRLTGSIAPKKRSQQTPPKLNEEHQTILRQLLTKKNDATLAELCDEMEKRTGLRVANSTMHRTLRRMGYSLKKNILSRP